The DNA window ATTTGAAGCTGATATTGGGAGCCTTACTGAATTAAGAACCTTGTGAGTTCATTCTTATTCTCATTCAGATTATCTTATTCTTATATGTTTCAGTGTTGATTCTTACTAAACACCAAGTTTAATTTAAGATTATGCTCATTGAGATTTCAATGTTATTGCAGGGACTTATCCTCTAACCCAGAGCTTACAGGTCCTCTCTCTCCCCGGTTAGGCGATTTGAAAAGCTTGAATATTCTGTAAGAACTAATAACCAAGTAATTTTCATTTAAATTCCCACCATTTGAATATTTGTTTACGTTGTTTAATGGTATTTCTTCTGTAAATATTTTAGAATCCTACAAGGCTGCGGCTTCAATGGTCAAATTCCAGATGAATTAGGAAACCTTAAGGAGCTATCCTTCTTGTAAGAAACACCATAATGAATATACCTaaataatttgtgaattattgtTCTTGGTTTAATCTCTTGACATCTTCCTTGAAAAATTGTTCTTGACAGAGctctaaattcaaataaattcgTTGGTAACATACCTGCCTCTTTGGGTAAGCTTACAAACGTTCATTGGTTGGACTTGGCAGACAATGAGTTGACTGGAACTCTCCCTGTTTCAACATCTACTAGGCCAGGATTGGACCAACTTCTTAAAGCTCAACACTTGTGAGTAATAATATAGTTCCCTTGTGCATTTAAGGCATTAAAGATATCTTATGCTATTACATTTCTGTTTTGATGATGTGATTTAATTTTGCATGAACTTTATCTAAATGGCAGCCATTTTAACAAGAACAAGCTTTCCGGTACCATTCCAGAAGGACTTTTTAGCTCTAAGATGGTACTGATACACGTGTAAGTTTGTTACCATTCATATCTTGGTCATTGTTAGTTGATGTTTGTTTTTACTTATCTAACTTCATCTGATTGTTCGTCGACAGATTGTTTGATGGAAACCAATTTACTGGACCTATACCCTCAACAATAGGACAGGTTACCACGCTTGAGGTTCTGTAAGTAACATCTCTCTTGACTTACCTTCTTTCATACTTTTACTTGTTTCTAACTTATTGACACAGCCAAATTGATAAAAGTATCTTCTCTAATTTGTCTACAGCCGGCTTGATAGAAATGATCTATCAGGGGAAGTGCCATCAAATATATCCAACCTTATAAATATCAATGAATTGTGAGTGCAACAAAATTATCAAAGAGTATAGGATGTGTTGGTTATGAACAGATACAAATATTTGACTAGTGCTTAATTATTTGGTACCTTGTATGTTTTTCGACAGGCATTTGGCGTTTAACAAATTGAACGGCTCTTTTCCAGACTTAACCAAAATGGTTAAACTAAACTATTTGTAAGCCAATAGTCATATCCAGTTTTATGTTCGTACAATCTATTACATTGTAATTTCAATCTATTAAAGATCTTTTACTTGTTTTCTGCAGGGACCTGAGTAACAACACATTTGATGCAACAGAATCCCCAGGTTGGTTCTCATCATTATCAGCCATCACAACTATGTAAGTTATTTGTATAGGTTACTCAGATTGTTCATCCATCCTTTATTCAAAAGTCCTTTAATTGTAAATTCATGTACTTTATCTTGAACTGCAGCATCATTGAAAACGGACCGCTACAAGGGCAAATTCCAGAGGAGCTTTTCAGCTCTCCACAGTTGCAGCAAGTGTAAGTACAGATATGAGGACTTAAAGCTTGATGACATTTAGAGATATTTGTTGAAATAGTTTAACTCACACTTATGCTCAACTTTTGGCAGGAAACTGAAAAATAATAGATTCAATGGCACATTGAACATGGGCTACAGCATCAGCGCACAAGTGAATCTTGTTGACTTGGAAAACAATGATATTCAATTAGTGACAGTTGGATTATACAATCAAACATTATTGTAAGATAATTTATTGtcattcatttttcttttcaaatgaAACTAATCAGCTCTTACAATCATAATTTctaaatatatgtttttttatagACTCCAAGGGAATCCAGTGTGTCAGACTTCTAGTAGTGCAGATTACTGCAAGTTTCAGCAGCAAACAACAGAGAGCTATTCTACAAGCTTAGTTACTTGTGGAACTAAATCCTGCCCTATGAATAAAGATCTCAATCCTCAGAGTTGTCAATGTCAATATCCTTATGAAGGAAAATTAGTTTTTAGAGGACCTTCCTTCAGGCAATTGTCTGATGACAATAAGTTCCATGACCTAGAGAGGAGCCTTTGGACAAAACTTGGCCTTAATCCTGGTGCAGTGTCCCTTCGAAACCCCTTTTTCGATGTTGATGATTATCTTCAGATTCGGCTGGGACTCTTTCCATCTACAGGGGAGCGTTTTAATATATCTGAGATTCAGAGATTTGGGTTTCAATTGAGTAACCAAACTTACAAGCCACCAGAAGAATTTGGACCATATTTTTTCATTGCTGATCCTTATCCCTTTGAAGGTAATTGAGGTTAAATATTAAGTAGGaataattattttgttgttatatTAGTTGAACTAACAACAAAGAAACACATTATGTATTTCAGAAGATAAAGGAAATTCAATAAGCACCGGAGCAATTGCTGGGATAGCATCTGCCTGTGCAGTTTTGGTTCTAGGCCTTGTAGCCCTAGGAGTATATGCTGTTCAACAGAAAAAACGCGCCAAAAAGGCCATTGGATTAAGTAGACCTTttggtaataaaataaataaataaataaattgtataTAGCCATTGTTCATCTTTATCATCTAAAACTTCACTTTAGTTTACATAGACATGGCTTGAAACTACTTAGCATACATAACTAATTCTTCACTTTGTTCCAGCTTCTTGGGCACCAAGTGGGCAAGATAGTGGAGGTGCACCACAACTCAAGGGAGCGCGATGGTTTTCGTATGATGAACTTAAGAAGTGCACCAGTAATTTTACCTCAAGTAATGAGCTTGGATCTGGCGGCTATGGCAAGGTAAAAGTTCAAGCTTCGTGGCTTTGATCAACACGTTTGATTTTCCTCAAGTTGCTgcctttcatttttttatttttgttgtttctcTCAACAGGTTTACAGGGGACAGCTTCCTGATGGACAAGTAGTGGCTATCAAACGAGCACAGCAGGGATCAATGCAGGGTGGACTTGAATTCAAGACTGAAATTGAGCTGCTCTCTCGAGTTCATCACAAAAATCTTGTCGGTCTTCTTGGCTTCTGTTTTGAGCAAGGAGAGCAAATGTTGGTCTATGAGTATATGCCAAATGGAACGTTAAGGGAAAGCTTGTCAGGTAAATTTTCTATCTTCCAACTTTGAATAGCCCAATTAAAAGTTGAGACAAGTTCTTAATATACAAGTAATTTGAATAACATTAAATATGGTTTCATTCTTTTAGTTGTGTTAGAAATTGCCATATATTGCTATTAACAACATATTATGGAACATGAAAGAagaaatttcatttttatataaattcatTGCATTTCTTATCCGAGAAAAGAAAAAGGCATATCACATACTTACAATCTACACTTCCTTTAACACAAACATTGTTGAACTGATCACAATGCATTCTGTGTCATGTGAACTGTAGGTAAATCTGGTATTCATCTCGATTGGAAGAGGAGACTTCGCATAGCTCTTGGCTCAGCAAGAGGACTTGCTTACCTACATGAGCTAGCAAATCCTCCAATAATTCACAGGGATGTCAAAACAACCAATATTCTACTCGATGAAACTTTAGGAGCAAAGGTTGCAGATTTTGGCTTGTCTAAGCTGGTCTCAGACACTGGAAAAGGACATGTTTCAACTCAAGTCAAAGGCACTCTGGTGAGTATTAAGCTACATTACTTAGTAAAATATCAAACTTAATTATGGTACTTTCAAATGAGCTAGAACGCTGAGAACATGAGCTGTACTCATTAAGTGGTCGAGGAACTTGTTGTCTGCGCATCATGAAGCAAATATATGAGtggaattaatattaattttatattgtgatAAAAATATAGAAGAAAATGATAATTATAAGTAGGTTTGTTTATTCTTTCTAAAGATCTGATCCAATGGCATGATCAACACCAAATAAGAAAGTATTATGCTAATTTTCTTTTTCGTCGATTTGCAGGGATATCTTGATCCGGAGTACTACATGACTCAACAATTAACGGAGAAGAGTGATGTGTATAGTTTTGGTGTTGTTATGCTCGAGCTTATAACTTCAAAGCAACCAATCGAGAAGGGAAAGTATATTGTTCGCGAAGTACGAATGTCATTGAATAGAAACGATGTGGAGAGTTACGGCATGAAGGAAATGATTGATCCATCCATTAGAAACACTCCAATTCTTATTGGCTTTGGCAAATTCTTGGATTTGGCCATGCAATGCGTTGAAGAGACAGCTGCTGATCGTCCGTCAATGAGTGAAGTTGTTAAGGCTATTGAAACCATTTTACAGAATGATGGTATCAATACCAACTCAACATCAACGTCTTCTTCCGCCACTGATTTTGTTGGAAACGCCAAAGGCCCTCTTAGACATCCTTATAGTAATGATGCTTTGCCTAAAAAGGATGTTAGTGATAGTGACCACTTTGATTATAGTGGTGGATACGTACTCTCAACAAAGATTGAACCCAAGTAGCACGACATTCTGCTTGggtttctcttctcttttttctcatttgattttttatttttattttttggctgGAAAAAGTTTACTGTACCGTACGGTATTGTAATGTttgatatatatacatgtagCAAAAGAAAAAAGTTGACACAGAGAAGTTTATAATCATGTCATTATTTTTTTAGCATTAGTTATGTAATTAGTTTTTGGAAAATTCACACAATCCActtaagtcttttttttttgtaaataattaatgACCGATAGAGACGGTAAAATTGTCGtgagaatattatttaattatgagtgtaagcccaagttcttgtctaacctatctttttcatatttagattgattttatcttgatttaag is part of the Cannabis sativa cultivar Pink pepper isolate KNU-18-1 chromosome 5, ASM2916894v1, whole genome shotgun sequence genome and encodes:
- the LOC115716666 gene encoding leucine-rich repeat receptor protein kinase HPCA1 → MGASSLQLFLAFFCVLIHLISSFTDPNDVAVLQSLKVAWKNLPRSWSESQDPCGIKWDGVSCEDSRVTGLMLSSMGLKGRFEADIGSLTELRTLDLSSNPELTGPLSPRLGDLKSLNILILQGCGFNGQIPDELGNLKELSFLALNSNKFVGNIPASLGKLTNVHWLDLADNELTGTLPVSTSTRPGLDQLLKAQHFHFNKNKLSGTIPEGLFSSKMVLIHVLFDGNQFTGPIPSTIGQVTTLEVLRLDRNDLSGEVPSNISNLININELHLAFNKLNGSFPDLTKMVKLNYLDLSNNTFDATESPGWFSSLSAITTIIIENGPLQGQIPEELFSSPQLQQVKLKNNRFNGTLNMGYSISAQVNLVDLENNDIQLVTVGLYNQTLLLQGNPVCQTSSSADYCKFQQQTTESYSTSLVTCGTKSCPMNKDLNPQSCQCQYPYEGKLVFRGPSFRQLSDDNKFHDLERSLWTKLGLNPGAVSLRNPFFDVDDYLQIRLGLFPSTGERFNISEIQRFGFQLSNQTYKPPEEFGPYFFIADPYPFEEDKGNSISTGAIAGIASACAVLVLGLVALGVYAVQQKKRAKKAIGLSRPFASWAPSGQDSGGAPQLKGARWFSYDELKKCTSNFTSSNELGSGGYGKVYRGQLPDGQVVAIKRAQQGSMQGGLEFKTEIELLSRVHHKNLVGLLGFCFEQGEQMLVYEYMPNGTLRESLSGKSGIHLDWKRRLRIALGSARGLAYLHELANPPIIHRDVKTTNILLDETLGAKVADFGLSKLVSDTGKGHVSTQVKGTLGYLDPEYYMTQQLTEKSDVYSFGVVMLELITSKQPIEKGKYIVREVRMSLNRNDVESYGMKEMIDPSIRNTPILIGFGKFLDLAMQCVEETAADRPSMSEVVKAIETILQNDGINTNSTSTSSSATDFVGNAKGPLRHPYSNDALPKKDVSDSDHFDYSGGYVLSTKIEPK